One window from the genome of Arcobacter sp. CECT 8986 encodes:
- a CDS encoding HlyD family type I secretion periplasmic adaptor subunit, which yields MMKNLKEKFDNKSNTSKEQNLNKKANKKGLISWIKSLYGLNENQKEDLDFVYTSYSYANEEPTYVSKIVFSIVIGVLTLFILWASLAKIDEVAKGNGKVIPYDKIQRVQSFDGGIISEILIKEGQQVKKGDPLLKIDTTRFRASFEENKQAYLNLMAVQVRLEAEANIDINKPIPKLEFPKEVLENGQEYAASERSLLYSQYNELKSSVDVLKNQLGQKQQELKEVQYTIKNLRKSFRIIKEQRRTIQLLAQKGAKSKYDVLNIEKEYNKTSGDLDAALLSVPRSKLAIKEARFKIDEKVNAFKREASDTLQKTVGELNKIKAKLVADKDKVAKTILKSPVDGTVKQIYLNTIGGVVQSGMDLVEIVPNSSSLLVEAKIDPKDIAFINPSHKAIVKITAYDFSIYGGLDGKIVDISADSIVDKESKDQKSYYRVIVKTDKNFLEKDGRKLPIIPGMVASVDIITGKKTILDFILKPILKVKQNAFTER from the coding sequence ATGATGAAAAATTTAAAAGAAAAATTTGATAATAAATCTAATACTTCAAAAGAACAAAATTTAAATAAAAAAGCTAATAAAAAAGGTTTGATTTCTTGGATAAAGAGTCTATATGGACTAAATGAGAATCAAAAAGAAGATTTGGATTTTGTTTATACAAGTTATAGTTATGCAAATGAAGAGCCAACTTATGTATCAAAAATAGTATTTTCAATTGTTATTGGAGTATTAACTCTTTTTATTCTTTGGGCATCATTAGCTAAGATTGATGAAGTTGCAAAGGGAAATGGAAAAGTAATTCCTTATGATAAAATCCAAAGAGTACAATCTTTTGATGGTGGTATTATTTCAGAAATTTTGATAAAAGAAGGTCAACAAGTAAAAAAAGGTGATCCTTTATTAAAAATAGATACTACAAGATTTAGAGCCTCTTTTGAAGAGAATAAACAAGCTTATTTAAATTTGATGGCTGTACAAGTAAGATTAGAAGCTGAAGCAAATATTGATATAAATAAACCTATTCCTAAATTGGAATTTCCAAAAGAAGTATTGGAAAATGGTCAAGAATATGCAGCCTCTGAACGAAGTCTTTTATATAGTCAATATAATGAACTTAAATCTTCAGTAGATGTTTTGAAAAATCAATTAGGACAAAAACAACAAGAGTTAAAAGAAGTTCAATATACAATCAAAAATTTAAGAAAGAGTTTTAGAATTATAAAAGAGCAAAGAAGAACTATTCAATTATTAGCTCAAAAAGGTGCAAAGTCTAAATATGATGTTTTAAATATTGAAAAAGAGTATAACAAAACAAGTGGTGATTTAGATGCTGCACTTTTATCTGTTCCTAGATCTAAACTTGCAATAAAAGAAGCAAGATTTAAAATAGATGAAAAAGTAAATGCATTTAAAAGAGAAGCTTCAGATACTCTACAAAAAACAGTTGGTGAACTAAATAAAATAAAAGCAAAATTAGTTGCTGATAAAGATAAAGTTGCAAAAACTATATTAAAATCTCCAGTTGACGGTACAGTAAAACAAATATACCTAAATACAATTGGTGGTGTTGTTCAATCAGGGATGGACTTAGTCGAGATTGTTCCTAATAGTAGTAGTTTATTAGTTGAAGCAAAAATAGATCCAAAAGATATTGCTTTTATAAATCCAAGTCATAAAGCAATAGTAAAAATAACTGCATATGATTTTTCTATTTATGGTGGGTTAGATGGAAAAATAGTTGATATTTCAGCAGATAGTATTGTAGATAAAGAATCAAAAGACCAAAAAAGTTATTATAGAGTTATCGTAAAAACAGATAAAAACTTCTTGGAAAAAGATGGTAGAAAGTTACCAATTATACCTGGTATGGTTGCGAGTGTTGATATTATAACTGGAAAGAAAACAATTTTGGATTTTATTTTAAAACCTATATTAAAAGTAAAACAAAATGCATTTACAGAGAGATAG
- a CDS encoding type I secretion system permease/ATPase has translation MSKETVNENKDGTLKNLKDRRQVDDLLECLVFLSKYHKRETSHQSLTFGLPIHKSSMNVDMFLQASKRIGLTTKVVKRAIPNITKLALPSVLILAKGRACVLLDYDIQEKRVEVIIPGLSSGITTLTLEKLESEYTGELIIVKPEFNFNNRIENEVIVEQPKDWFWGTLKRNRGIYKQVIIVSLFVNMLILATPLFTMNVYDRVLPNNAMETLWALFFGISLAMIFDFILKLLRSYFLGLASKRADTLISNRIFNQLLNIKIDAKPASTGQFVSRLQSFESVREFFTSASIAAAVDFPFILIFIAVIFYIGGPLGYITILTVLISVGISWYIQRPLKAIIENSVKEEQIKHTTLIETVTGLEIIKSIRAQNRMRTHWDQAVNKTIHYSDKGQFLSQTITFLTAFISQFSNILIVAAGVYLAGKGDMTMGAIIAAMMLNGRVIAPVSQLVGMIIKYDKTMLSLNNLDEVMKMPVEKENKSYISRPNLNGNIEFKDVQFAYKNQNHQTLKNINLTIKQGERVAILGKIGSGKSTLLKLLMNLYEPTKGSVLVDGVDIRQIDPVDLRQAVGFVPQEPFLFMGTIKDNITIGEQYVSDEELLRASKVAGLDEFLGKHEAGYDLIVGERGEGLSGGERQSVTLARALISNPNILMLDEPTNSMDRQTEKMFIDRVEKIVEDKTLIVVTHKTSLLRLVDRVIIVENGQIILDGPKEEVFNKMSK, from the coding sequence GTGAGTAAAGAAACTGTAAATGAAAATAAAGACGGTACATTAAAAAATTTAAAAGATAGAAGACAAGTAGATGACTTATTAGAGTGCTTAGTCTTTCTATCAAAGTATCATAAAAGAGAGACTTCTCATCAATCTTTGACTTTTGGTTTACCTATTCATAAATCTTCTATGAATGTAGATATGTTTTTACAAGCTTCAAAAAGAATAGGGCTAACTACAAAAGTAGTAAAAAGAGCAATCCCAAATATTACAAAATTAGCATTACCTTCTGTATTAATTCTTGCTAAAGGAAGAGCTTGTGTATTATTAGATTATGATATTCAAGAAAAAAGAGTTGAGGTAATTATTCCTGGACTTAGTTCTGGAATCACAACTCTTACTTTAGAAAAATTAGAGTCTGAGTATACAGGCGAATTAATAATCGTAAAACCAGAGTTTAACTTTAATAATAGAATAGAAAATGAAGTAATAGTTGAACAACCAAAAGATTGGTTTTGGGGAACACTAAAAAGAAATAGAGGTATTTATAAACAAGTAATAATTGTATCTTTATTTGTAAATATGCTTATATTAGCAACACCTTTATTTACAATGAATGTTTATGATAGAGTTCTTCCAAATAACGCAATGGAAACCTTGTGGGCACTCTTTTTTGGTATTTCATTGGCTATGATTTTTGACTTTATATTAAAACTTCTTAGGTCGTACTTTTTAGGACTTGCAAGTAAAAGAGCAGATACATTAATCTCAAATAGAATATTTAATCAATTGCTAAATATTAAAATAGATGCAAAACCAGCTTCTACTGGACAGTTTGTAAGTAGATTACAATCATTTGAAAGTGTAAGAGAGTTTTTTACAAGTGCTAGTATTGCAGCTGCTGTTGATTTTCCTTTTATTTTGATTTTTATTGCTGTAATTTTTTATATTGGAGGACCATTAGGTTATATTACTATTTTGACAGTACTTATATCTGTTGGTATTTCTTGGTATATTCAAAGACCTTTAAAAGCAATTATTGAAAACTCTGTAAAAGAAGAGCAAATAAAACATACAACTTTGATTGAAACTGTAACTGGTCTTGAAATTATTAAAAGTATTAGAGCTCAAAATAGAATGAGAACACACTGGGATCAAGCTGTAAATAAAACTATTCACTATTCTGATAAAGGGCAGTTTTTATCTCAAACAATTACTTTTTTAACAGCATTTATCTCTCAGTTTTCAAATATATTAATTGTTGCTGCTGGTGTGTATTTGGCTGGAAAAGGTGATATGACAATGGGTGCAATTATTGCAGCTATGATGTTAAATGGTAGAGTTATTGCTCCTGTTTCTCAACTTGTTGGTATGATTATTAAGTATGATAAAACTATGTTATCTTTAAATAACCTTGATGAGGTTATGAAAATGCCAGTAGAAAAAGAGAATAAATCATATATAAGTAGACCAAATTTAAATGGAAATATTGAATTTAAAGATGTTCAATTTGCATATAAAAATCAAAATCACCAAACTTTAAAAAATATCAATCTTACAATTAAGCAAGGTGAAAGAGTAGCAATTTTAGGAAAAATTGGTTCTGGAAAATCTACACTTTTAAAACTTCTTATGAACTTATATGAACCAACAAAAGGTTCTGTTTTAGTTGATGGAGTAGATATTAGACAAATTGACCCTGTTGATTTAAGACAAGCAGTTGGATTTGTTCCACAAGAACCATTTTTATTTATGGGAACAATTAAAGATAATATAACAATTGGTGAACAGTATGTTTCTGATGAAGAGTTATTGCGGGCTTCAAAAGTTGCTGGACTTGATGAGTTCTTAGGTAAACATGAAGCTGGATATGATTTAATTGTTGGAGAAAGAGGTGAAGGCTTAAGTGGAGGTGAAAGACAATCAGTTACTTTAGCAAGAGCACTTATTTCAAATCCAAATATTTTAATGCTTGATGAACCAACAAATTCAATGGATAGACAAACAGAAAAAATGTTTATTGATAGAGTTGAAAAGATTGTAGAGGATAAAACTTTGATTGTTGTAACTCATAAAACATCTCTTTTAAGATTAGTTGATAGAGTTATTATTGTTGAAAATGGACAAATAATACTTGATGGACCAAAAGAAGAAGTATTTAATAAAATGAGTAAATAA
- a CDS encoding TolC family protein, with protein sequence MKKLFVFFSFSFVLLNNLNALSLKESVERTLISNPDVMAERKNQEAYRYYVDEKQSKYLPTLDLSAFAERSRVKDKYDDRDETDMTKKGYNIGLTLRQLIYDGGLTPSEVGEMKHQNLSNKYRSLNAIENTVLETSKAYTSLVKFNELMSLSEEMIKTNKNNLTIAKQKEEISGEVLETYQVSSKLHFATDKYYEEESNKQQQLNALKKYVGIDVKTPVCRPVIDESNIPNKLVDVIKKAVLTNYEIKEQLEKIRVQREKIEQNKAAFLPTIDIELKTGKDSDIELDGNGVEDETYARLNFNWNLFNGGANKVKDTQEKLFLQEQKKTLDEITNKVIQDVKDKYYKYENDKKRVGVLKKYVDANANIVEVYKNEFEAGTRTFVDILNAQTELYQSTQSLIEREYALFDNYYDLLYSLSKIGDSILRSQDQDCSKIKPRVYKINPDKKKEEFSDELKELLETNSTDIQEDGISTASTQLYTLPKKEKNNKTIDNFLNAPNNEYTINLGTIQTKRLNSYLDKNNLRGKVVTFSFGKDKMNSKVLLGIFTKYSKAKEVLNNLSKDILSSNPYVDNISKHQRLYRKYN encoded by the coding sequence ATGAAAAAGTTATTTGTATTTTTTTCTTTTTCTTTCGTGCTACTTAATAATTTAAATGCACTAAGTTTAAAAGAAAGTGTCGAAAGAACACTTATCTCAAATCCTGATGTTATGGCAGAGAGAAAAAACCAAGAAGCTTATAGATATTATGTTGATGAAAAACAAAGTAAGTATTTACCAACACTTGATTTAAGTGCTTTTGCTGAAAGATCAAGAGTAAAAGACAAGTATGATGATAGAGATGAGACTGATATGACAAAAAAAGGTTATAATATTGGTCTTACATTAAGACAATTAATATATGATGGTGGATTAACTCCTAGTGAAGTAGGAGAGATGAAACACCAAAATCTATCTAATAAATATAGAAGTTTAAATGCTATTGAAAATACAGTATTAGAAACTTCAAAAGCCTACACATCATTAGTAAAATTTAATGAACTGATGTCTTTATCAGAAGAGATGATAAAAACAAATAAAAATAACTTAACAATTGCAAAACAAAAAGAAGAGATTAGTGGTGAAGTTTTAGAAACATACCAAGTATCTTCAAAATTACATTTTGCAACTGATAAATATTATGAAGAAGAGAGCAATAAACAACAACAACTTAATGCATTGAAAAAATATGTTGGTATTGATGTAAAAACTCCAGTTTGTAGACCAGTTATTGATGAGAGTAATATCCCAAATAAATTAGTAGATGTTATAAAAAAAGCAGTATTAACAAACTATGAAATAAAAGAACAATTAGAAAAAATAAGAGTTCAAAGAGAGAAAATAGAGCAAAATAAAGCAGCCTTTTTACCAACTATTGATATAGAACTAAAAACAGGTAAAGACAGTGATATTGAACTTGATGGAAATGGTGTAGAAGATGAAACTTATGCAAGATTAAATTTCAATTGGAATTTATTTAATGGTGGAGCAAATAAAGTTAAAGATACACAAGAAAAACTTTTCTTACAAGAACAAAAAAAGACTTTAGATGAGATTACAAATAAAGTAATTCAAGATGTAAAAGACAAATATTATAAATATGAAAATGATAAAAAAAGAGTAGGCGTACTTAAAAAGTATGTTGATGCAAATGCAAATATTGTTGAAGTTTATAAAAATGAGTTTGAAGCAGGTACTAGAACATTTGTTGATATCTTAAATGCACAAACAGAGTTATACCAATCAACTCAAAGTTTAATAGAAAGAGAGTATGCTTTATTTGATAACTATTATGATTTATTATACTCTTTATCAAAAATTGGTGATTCAATTTTAAGATCACAAGACCAAGACTGTAGCAAGATAAAACCAAGGGTTTATAAAATAAATCCAGATAAGAAAAAAGAGGAATTTTCTGATGAATTGAAAGAACTTCTTGAAACTAACTCAACTGATATTCAAGAAGATGGAATTTCTACTGCATCAACACAACTTTATACATTACCTAAAAAAGAAAAAAATAATAAAACTATTGATAACTTTTTAAATGCACCAAATAATGAATATACAATTAATCTAGGTACAATACAAACAAAAAGGTTAAATAGCTATTTAGATAAAAATAATTTAAGAGGCAAAGTTGTTACATTTTCTTTTGGAAAAGATAAAATGAATTCAAAGGTTTTATTAGGTATATTTACTAAATATAGTAAAGCAAAAGAGGTTTTAAATAATTTATCAAAAGATATATTATCTTCTAATCCATATGTGGATAATATATCAAAGCATCAAAGACTTTATCGTAAGTATAACTAA
- a CDS encoding response regulator transcription factor yields MQNIDFKEVLKNLTILYIEDEKSIRENLTKVLTLLFKKCISFENPEDALEYYNNHNIDIILTDINLSDINGIDIIKKVRQSNEDIPIILLTAYLETDYLLDAIKYEVTEYLNKPTNFELLLKAFEKAAKKIVNKGNYFFTLNNNLEYRVLNKELYDKKNNKIIALTSNELKFFELLIKNSNRVVTYDEIKNEVWENSIEVTESAFKNLLTKLRQKIGKDVISNISKVGYKLNI; encoded by the coding sequence TTGCAAAATATCGATTTTAAAGAAGTGCTAAAAAACCTTACTATTTTATATATAGAAGATGAAAAAAGCATAAGAGAGAATCTAACAAAAGTGTTAACTTTGTTATTTAAAAAGTGTATTAGCTTTGAAAATCCAGAAGATGCACTAGAGTATTATAATAACCATAATATTGATATTATACTTACTGATATTAACTTATCTGATATAAATGGAATAGATATAATAAAAAAAGTAAGACAATCAAATGAAGATATTCCAATTATTTTACTTACTGCATATTTAGAGACTGATTATTTACTTGATGCAATTAAATATGAAGTTACAGAATATCTAAATAAACCTACAAATTTTGAACTTTTATTAAAAGCTTTTGAAAAAGCTGCAAAAAAAATAGTAAATAAAGGAAATTATTTTTTTACTTTAAATAATAATTTAGAATATCGTGTTTTAAATAAAGAGCTATATGATAAAAAAAATAATAAAATTATAGCATTAACATCAAATGAACTAAAATTTTTTGAACTACTAATAAAAAATAGTAATAGAGTTGTTACTTATGATGAGATAAAAAATGAAGTTTGGGAAAACTCAATTGAAGTAACTGAATCAGCTTTTAAAAATCTATTAACAAAACTAAGACAAAAAATAGGGAAAGATGTAATTTCAAATATCTCAAAAGTAGGATATAAATTAAATATATAA
- a CDS encoding AI-2E family transporter, producing the protein MTEKTNVQNYFYYLATAVVIIAGIKASSEIVIILLLSIFIASILSAFLKVLENKKVPKFIAYVILLFVLTIITLLLGYMVNSSLASFSANLPTYESQIKSSIIKIISYIESFGFAVDKEQILKALNFSYFFNFTTGLLGNISAVFSKALLVFIGIAFILSETKLLEKKLKVIFKSDHNRLANFKLFSQNLQKYFIVKTFTSFLTGFFIFIALMFFDIEYPILWAIIGFLFNFVPVIGSIVAAIPAVLLSLITGNFEITIWLILVYMVINITISNVLEPKFMGKELGLSPMVIFFSLIFWGWILGIVGMFLAVPITMTLKIAFESTNNTKWIGVLLSDLSAKGRRH; encoded by the coding sequence ATGACAGAAAAAACAAATGTACAAAACTATTTTTATTATTTAGCAACAGCTGTTGTAATAATAGCAGGTATAAAAGCATCATCAGAAATAGTAATAATTCTTTTACTATCAATATTTATAGCATCAATTTTATCCGCATTTTTAAAAGTTTTAGAAAATAAAAAAGTTCCAAAGTTTATAGCTTATGTTATATTACTTTTTGTACTTACTATTATTACTTTACTTTTAGGATATATGGTAAATAGTTCACTTGCAAGTTTTAGTGCAAATCTTCCTACTTACGAGTCCCAAATCAAATCTTCAATTATAAAAATAATTTCATATATTGAGAGTTTTGGTTTTGCAGTTGATAAAGAACAGATATTAAAAGCGTTGAATTTTAGTTATTTCTTCAACTTTACAACTGGTTTATTAGGAAATATAAGTGCAGTGTTTTCTAAAGCTTTATTGGTATTTATAGGAATTGCATTTATTTTATCAGAGACAAAACTTTTAGAAAAAAAACTAAAAGTTATATTTAAAAGTGACCATAATAGATTAGCAAATTTTAAACTTTTTTCTCAAAATCTACAAAAATATTTTATTGTTAAAACCTTTACAAGTTTTCTTACTGGTTTTTTCATTTTTATTGCATTGATGTTTTTTGATATTGAGTATCCAATTTTATGGGCTATTATTGGATTTTTGTTTAATTTTGTTCCTGTAATTGGTTCAATTGTAGCAGCTATTCCTGCTGTTTTATTATCTTTAATTACTGGTAATTTTGAGATTACAATTTGGTTGATACTTGTATATATGGTTATAAATATCACTATAAGTAATGTATTAGAGCCAAAATTTATGGGAAAAGAGTTAGGTTTATCACCTATGGTTATTTTCTTTTCATTGATATTCTGGGGCTGGATTTTAGGAATAGTGGGAATGTTCTTGGCTGTTCCTATAACAATGACACTAAAAATTGCTTTTGAATCGACAAACAATACAAAATGGATTGGTGTACTTTTATCTGATTTAAGTGCAAAAGGAAGAAGACATTAG
- a CDS encoding sensor histidine kinase produces MLTILISIFITFALYLEHKKNYELEKQKLRQTFIKQNKKVVYDEVQRVYEYINFIKQTTENELKKSIKNRVYEAHKLATSIYEKNKDTKSKEEIFNLIKQSLGSIIFNDGRGYYFIDDINGIKRLQPLNKEFEEKDFSNFKDAHGYKFVKKIIKTIKNKSEAFDTYYWYKKNDKKAYKKISFYKYFAPYNVVIGTGEYVNDFEDNVKKKVLSYINKIRYFGQGYIFILDYNFNYLSHIRKEYLGTNAHENENLRYFLNDLENMKRIAQEGEGFYSYIQREKPGTNKTVKKTSFIKGINQWKWIIGSGFYEDDFLLDLKEKEKELNAQFVRYLENVAILSSVLIILLLFISIYVSKLLENKFKEYKEEIEKQQNILAQQSKMASMGEMIANIAHQWRQPLSVISTAATGISFQKEMGILEDEEFFSATKKINESSQYLSKTIDDFKNFFNPNKNEVRVNIKEVIEKTIKLVDAQFKTKNIEIIKEVKDINFFTLENELLQVLINILNNARDELIKRDDINRYIFINTKAEEEKVILQFYDNAGGIKEENLEKVFEPYFTTKDKSVGTGIGLYMSHEIICKHLNGNLSVSNYNFNYNDVEYTGAMFIIEIPM; encoded by the coding sequence TTGTTAACTATATTAATTTCTATATTTATAACTTTTGCACTATATTTAGAGCATAAAAAAAATTATGAATTAGAAAAACAAAAGTTAAGACAAACTTTCATAAAACAAAATAAAAAAGTAGTTTATGATGAGGTACAAAGAGTATATGAATATATAAACTTTATAAAACAAACCACTGAAAATGAGCTAAAAAAATCGATAAAAAACAGAGTTTATGAAGCACACAAACTTGCTACATCTATTTATGAAAAAAATAAAGATACAAAATCAAAAGAAGAGATATTTAACCTAATAAAGCAATCTTTAGGCTCAATTATTTTTAATGATGGAAGAGGGTACTATTTTATAGATGATATAAATGGTATAAAAAGACTTCAACCTTTAAATAAAGAGTTTGAAGAAAAAGATTTCTCAAATTTCAAAGATGCACATGGGTATAAATTTGTAAAAAAAATAATTAAAACTATAAAAAATAAATCAGAAGCTTTTGATACATATTATTGGTACAAAAAAAATGATAAAAAAGCATATAAAAAAATCAGTTTTTACAAATATTTTGCTCCTTATAATGTAGTTATTGGAACTGGTGAATATGTGAATGACTTTGAAGATAATGTAAAGAAAAAAGTTCTTTCTTATATAAATAAAATAAGATATTTTGGACAAGGGTATATATTTATTTTAGATTATAACTTTAACTATCTAAGTCATATTAGAAAAGAGTATTTAGGTACAAATGCACATGAAAATGAGAACTTAAGATATTTTCTAAATGATTTAGAAAATATGAAAAGAATAGCTCAAGAGGGTGAAGGTTTTTATAGTTATATTCAAAGAGAAAAACCAGGAACAAATAAAACAGTAAAAAAAACAAGTTTTATAAAAGGTATAAATCAGTGGAAATGGATAATAGGTAGTGGTTTTTATGAAGACGACTTTTTATTAGATTTAAAAGAGAAAGAAAAAGAGTTAAATGCACAATTTGTAAGATATTTAGAAAATGTTGCAATTTTATCTTCAGTGTTGATAATTTTATTACTTTTTATTTCTATATATGTTTCAAAACTTTTAGAAAATAAGTTTAAAGAGTATAAAGAAGAGATAGAAAAACAGCAAAATATTTTAGCCCAACAATCAAAAATGGCAAGTATGGGTGAGATGATTGCAAATATTGCCCATCAATGGAGACAGCCATTATCTGTAATCTCAACAGCAGCTACTGGAATTAGTTTTCAAAAAGAGATGGGAATATTAGAAGATGAAGAGTTTTTTAGTGCAACTAAAAAAATAAATGAATCATCTCAGTACTTATCTAAAACAATTGATGATTTTAAAAACTTCTTTAATCCAAATAAAAATGAAGTAAGAGTAAATATAAAAGAGGTAATAGAAAAAACTATAAAACTTGTAGATGCACAATTTAAAACAAAAAATATTGAAATTATAAAAGAGGTAAAAGATATAAACTTTTTTACTTTAGAAAATGAGTTATTACAGGTTTTAATAAATATTTTAAACAATGCAAGAGATGAACTAATAAAAAGAGATGATATAAATAGATACATATTTATAAATACAAAAGCAGAAGAAGAAAAAGTTATATTACAATTTTATGATAATGCAGGTGGAATCAAAGAAGAAAATCTTGAAAAAGTTTTTGAGCCATATTTTACAACAAAAGATAAAAGTGTGGGTACAGGAATAGGGCTTTATATGAGCCATGAAATTATTTGTAAACATTTAAATGGTAATTTATCAGTTAGTAATTACAACTTTAATTATAATGATGTAGAATACACAGGCGCAATGTTTATTATAGAAATACCAATGTAA